A single window of Gossypium hirsutum isolate 1008001.06 chromosome A10, Gossypium_hirsutum_v2.1, whole genome shotgun sequence DNA harbors:
- the LOC107899189 gene encoding uncharacterized acetyltransferase At3g50280 isoform X1 has translation MPSSSSTFPVTLVSKTMIFPDQKSNLGELKLSVSDLPMLSCHYIQKGCLFTRPSIPINSLISILKQALSKTLSFFSPLAGRLYTDRNGYIYITYNDAGVEFHHAKGTTLFIRDVISPLDVPWFVKGFFCYDKTVSYQGHYMPIMAVQLTELADGVFIGCSVNHAVTDGTSFWNFFNSFAEICKRISDSCCNQSIEKITRRPDFTRETVLNSPAVLRLPEGGPKVTFNENEPLRERIFSFSKEAIMELKAKANNFQLNAGDFNAAGELMGKQSNDKYKPIPEISSFQSLSALLWRAVTRGRKLPASQTTTFRMAVNCRHRLNPKLNPLYFGNAIQSIPTYASAGDVTSRDLRWCAQRLNENVNAHDDETVRRFIKEWEKDPRCFPFGNFDGASMTMGSSPRFPMYDNDFGWGRPLAVRSGGANKFDGKISAFPGREGNGSVDLEVVLAPETMAAIESDGEFIRYVSN, from the coding sequence AtgccttcatcttcttcaactttCCCTGTTACTTTAGTTTCAAAAACCATGATTTTTCCAGACCAAAAATCAAACCTTGGCGAACTTAAGCTTTCAGTTTCGGATCTACCCATGTTGTCTTGTCATTATATTCAGAAAGGTTGTCTTTTTACTCGTCCTTCAATCCCTATTAACTCACTCATTTCGATTCTGAAACAAGCCCTTTCTAAGACGCTGTCGTTTTTCTCACCTCTCGCCGGTCGTCTTTATACTGATCGGAATGGGTATATTTATATTACATACAACGACGCCGGCGTTGAGTTTCACCATGCAAAAGGTACCACTTTGTTCATCAGAGACGTCATTAGTCCACTTGATGTTCCATGGTTTGTGAAAGGGTTCTTTTGTTATGATAAAACAGTGAGTTATCAAGGACATTATATGCCGATCATGGCGGTCCAACTCACTGAGTTGGCTGATGGGGTTTTCATCGGATGTTCGGTTAATCATGCAGTGACTGACGGTACGTCGTTTTGGAATTTCTTCAATAGTTTCGCTGAAATTTGTAAAAGAATTAGTGATAGTTGTTGTAATCAGAGTATTGAAAAGATTACACGGCGACCAGATTTTACAAGGGAAACGGTGTTGAATTCGCCGGCGGTTTTACGATTACCGGAAGGAGGACCCAAAGTTACTTTCAACGAAAACGAACCGTTACGTGAAAGAATTTTCAGTTTCAGTAAAGAAGCAATAATGGAACTTAAAGCTAAAGCTAACAACTTTCAACTCAACGCCGGCGATTTCAACGCCGCCGGTGAACTTATGGGGAAACAAAGTAACGACAAATATAAACCCATACCGGAGATTTcatcttttcagtcactttccgCTCTACTCTGGCGAGCCGTCACGCGTGGGAGGAAGTTACCGGCTTCCCAAACGACGACGTTTCGCATGGCGGTGAATTGTCGTCACCGATTAAACCCAAAGCTTAATCCATTATACTTTGGTAACGCTATTCAAAGCATCCCAACATACGCGTCAGCAGGTGACGTCACGTCACGTGATCTACGCTGGTGTGCGCAACGATTGAATGAGAACGTGAATGCCCACGATGATGAAACGGTGCGTCGTTTTATTAAAGAATGGGAAAAGGATCCACGGTGTTTTCCGTTCGGGAATTTCGACGGAGCGTCGATGACGATGGGGAGTTCACCGAGGTTTCCGATGTATGACAATGATTTTGGGTGGGGACGGCCGTTGGCAGTTAGGAGTGGCGGAGCTAATAAATTTGATGGGAAGATCTCCGCCTTTCCAGGGCGGGAAGGGAACGGTAGCGTTGATTTAGAGGTGGTTTTGGCGCCGGAAACTATGGCAGCTATTGAATCGGACGGTGAATTTATACGATATGTGTCgaattaa
- the LOC107934979 gene encoding uncharacterized acetyltransferase At3g50280 yields MPSSPLILISKTMIFPDQKSNLEDLKLSVSDLPMLSCHYIQKGCLFTRPSIPINSLISLLKQSLSKTLSFFPPLAGRFYTDTNGYIYISCNDAGVEFHHAKCDTKFIRDVIGPVHVPELVKEFFTFDKTVSYQGHYKPVMAVQFTELADGVFIGCSVNHAVTDGTSFWNFFNTFAEICRKVSNNNNQSVGKISRRPDFSRESVLISSAVLRVPEGGPKVTFNESEPLRERIFSFSREAIMELKAKVNNKNDAFQLTAGDFNFNAFEIMGKQSNDKYLPGIFENFFKCAAVSTTPEISSFQSLSALLWRAVTRARKLPATKTTTFRMAVNCRHRLNPKMDPLYFGNAIQSIPTYASAGDVTSRDIRWCAEQLNESVKAHDDETIRRFIRNWEKDPRCFPLGNFDGASMTMGSSPRFPMYDNDFGWGRPLAVRSGGANKFDGKISAFPGREGNGSVDLEVVLAPETMAGIESDHEFMQYVTV; encoded by the coding sequence ATGCCTTCTTCTCCGTTGATTCTTATCTCAAAAACCATGATTTTCCCAGACCAAAAATCAAACCTTGAAGACCTCAAGCTTTCAGTTTCAGATCTTCCTATGCTATCTTGCCATTACATTCAAAAAGGTTGCCTCTTTACTCGCCCTTCAATCCCCATTAATTCACTGATTTCCCTTCTCAAACAATCCTTGTCCAAGACGCTGTCGTTTTTCCCTCCTCTCGCCGGCCGTTTTTACACAGACACTAATGGTTACATTTACATTTCTTGTAACGACGCCGGCGTTGAATTCCACCATGCCAAATGTGACACCAAGTTCATCCGTGACGTCATCGGTCCAGTTCATGTACCGGAGCTGGTTAAAGAGTTTTTCACCTTTGATAAAACGGTGAGTTATCAAGGACATTATAAACCGGTCATGGCGGTCCAATTCACTGAGTTAGCTGATGGGGTTTTTATTGGGTGTTCAGTTAACCATGCGGTGACTGACGGTACGTCGTTTTGGAACTTTTTCAATACATTTGCTGAAATTTGCCGGAAAGTTAGTAACAACAATAATCAGAGTGTTGGAAAAATTTCCCGGCGGCCGGATTTTTCACGGGAATCGGTTTTGATTTCGTCGGCGGTTTTACGAGTACCGGAAGGAGGACCCAAAGTTACTTTTAACGAAAGCGAGCCATTACGTGAGAGAATTTTCAGTTTTAGCAGAGAAGCTATAATGGAACTTAAAGCCAAAGTTAACAACAAAAACGATGCGTTTCAACTCACCGCCGGCGATTTCAACTTCAACGCCTTTGAAATTATGGGGAAACAAAGTAACGACAAGTATTTACCGGGAATATTCGAAAATTTTTTCAAATGCGCCGCCGTTTCAACTACGCCGGAGATTTCATCGTTTCAGTCACTCTCAGCTCTTCTATGGCGAGCAGTCACACGAGCAAGGAAACTTCCGGCTACCAAAACGACGACGTTTAGGATGGCGGTGAATTGCCGTCACAGGTTGAACCCAAAAATGGATCCTTTATATTTCGGAAACGCAATTCAAAGCATTCCGACATACGCATCAGCCGGTGACGTCACGTCACGTGACATACGGTGGTGCGCCGAGCAATTGAACGAAAGCGTGAAAGCTCACGACGACGAGACAATTCGTCGTTTTATTCGTAATTGGGAAAAGGATCCACGGTGTTTTCCGTTGGGGAATTTCGACGGTGCGTCGATGACGATGGGGAGTTCACCGAGGTTTCCGATGTACGACAATGATTTTGGGTGGGGTCGGCCGTTGGCAGTTAGGAGTGGCGGAGCTAATAAATTTGATGGGAAGATCTCCGCCTTTCCAGGGCGGGAAGGGAACGGTAGCGTTGATTTAGAGGTGGTTTTGGCGCCAGAAACGATGGCCGGGATTGAGTCGGATCACGAGTTCATGCAATATGTAACCGTTTAA
- the LOC107899189 gene encoding uncharacterized acetyltransferase At3g50280 isoform X2, with protein sequence MHAPPSQFPINTLSIHFNFPSLSILPNQKRVKFSLKTNMPSSSSTFPVTLVSKTMIFPDQKSNLGELKLSVSDLPMLSCHYIQKGCLFTRPSIPINSLISILKQALSKTLSFFSPLAGRLYTDRNGYIYITYNDAGVEFHHAKGTTLFIRDVISPLDVPWFVKGFFCYDKTVSYQGHYMPIMAVQLTELADGVFIGCSVNHAVTDDFTRETVLNSPAVLRLPEGGPKVTFNENEPLRERIFSFSKEAIMELKAKANNFQLNAGDFNAAGELMGKQSNDKYKPIPEISSFQSLSALLWRAVTRGRKLPASQTTTFRMAVNCRHRLNPKLNPLYFGNAIQSIPTYASAGDVTSRDLRWCAQRLNENVNAHDDETVRRFIKEWEKDPRCFPFGNFDGASMTMGSSPRFPMYDNDFGWGRPLAVRSGGANKFDGKISAFPGREGNGSVDLEVVLAPETMAAIESDGEFIRYVSN encoded by the exons atgCATGCACCCCCTTCACAATTCCCTATAAATACTCTTTCCATTCACTTCAATTTTCCCTCACTTTCTATCCTTCCCAAtcaaaaaagagtcaaattttccCTTAAAACAAACAtgccttcatcttcttcaactttCCCTGTTACTTTAGTTTCAAAAACCATGATTTTTCCAGACCAAAAATCAAACCTTGGCGAACTTAAGCTTTCAGTTTCGGATCTACCCATGTTGTCTTGTCATTATATTCAGAAAGGTTGTCTTTTTACTCGTCCTTCAATCCCTATTAACTCACTCATTTCGATTCTGAAACAAGCCCTTTCTAAGACGCTGTCGTTTTTCTCACCTCTCGCCGGTCGTCTTTATACTGATCGGAATGGGTATATTTATATTACATACAACGACGCCGGCGTTGAGTTTCACCATGCAAAAGGTACCACTTTGTTCATCAGAGACGTCATTAGTCCACTTGATGTTCCATGGTTTGTGAAAGGGTTCTTTTGTTATGATAAAACAGTGAGTTATCAAGGACATTATATGCCGATCATGGCGGTCCAACTCACTGAGTTGGCTGATGGGGTTTTCATCGGATGTTCGGTTAATCATGCAGTGACTGACG ATTTTACAAGGGAAACGGTGTTGAATTCGCCGGCGGTTTTACGATTACCGGAAGGAGGACCCAAAGTTACTTTCAACGAAAACGAACCGTTACGTGAAAGAATTTTCAGTTTCAGTAAAGAAGCAATAATGGAACTTAAAGCTAAAGCTAACAACTTTCAACTCAACGCCGGCGATTTCAACGCCGCCGGTGAACTTATGGGGAAACAAAGTAACGACAAATATAAACCCATACCGGAGATTTcatcttttcagtcactttccgCTCTACTCTGGCGAGCCGTCACGCGTGGGAGGAAGTTACCGGCTTCCCAAACGACGACGTTTCGCATGGCGGTGAATTGTCGTCACCGATTAAACCCAAAGCTTAATCCATTATACTTTGGTAACGCTATTCAAAGCATCCCAACATACGCGTCAGCAGGTGACGTCACGTCACGTGATCTACGCTGGTGTGCGCAACGATTGAATGAGAACGTGAATGCCCACGATGATGAAACGGTGCGTCGTTTTATTAAAGAATGGGAAAAGGATCCACGGTGTTTTCCGTTCGGGAATTTCGACGGAGCGTCGATGACGATGGGGAGTTCACCGAGGTTTCCGATGTATGACAATGATTTTGGGTGGGGACGGCCGTTGGCAGTTAGGAGTGGCGGAGCTAATAAATTTGATGGGAAGATCTCCGCCTTTCCAGGGCGGGAAGGGAACGGTAGCGTTGATTTAGAGGTGGTTTTGGCGCCGGAAACTATGGCAGCTATTGAATCGGACGGTGAATTTATACGATATGTGTCgaattaa